A portion of the Bdellovibrio bacteriovorus genome contains these proteins:
- the flhA gene encoding flagellar biosynthesis protein FlhA translates to MDQVFQFMKRFDKLTKNTDLLIAFGLLSVLAVMIIPLPPIMLDISLTFSLALSILILLVSIYTDRALDFTSFPSLLLMTTLFRLSLNVATTRLILTHGHEGERAAGEVIASFANFVVGGNYVIGFVMFIILMVINFMVITKGSGRVAEVAARFTLDAMPGKQMSIDAELNSGHITEAEARKRRKQIEGEADFYGAMDGASKFVRGDAIAGIIITMINILGGLAIGVIQKGLDMSTAAKYYTMLTIGDGLLAQIPALVISTAAGIIVTRTSNSDKDVGEEVTGQLFVKPRAVMISGGVLILMGLVPGLPTIPFLFMGAVLCGTAWIINKARAEKAADEKKASETALAAPKKENIETMLPLDMVELEVGYGLINIVESDQSGDLLERIVSIRKQFALDLGIVVPSIHIRDNLQLAPGEYRVMIKGNRVGGGTLRSDSLLAMDPGNVSERIDGIATKEPAFGLDAIWISPSRKEDAELAGYTVVDLPTVMATHLTEIVRSHAHELLGRQEASTLIENFKKSHPKVVEELIPDLLPLGSVVRVMQSLLKEQVSIRDLLTIFETLADEAPRTKDVEALTEQVRRGLARGITAKYTTEMGNIPVMTLHPHIEELIANSLLQTEQGVQLVMDPTTAHRLINEIARTVENHPEVASQPILLTSPTSRRHLYKLTSRFIPQLVVLSHNELSSDADVQAVALVEMSHAG, encoded by the coding sequence ATGGATCAAGTTTTTCAGTTCATGAAAAGATTCGATAAGCTGACGAAGAATACAGATCTTCTGATCGCTTTTGGATTGCTTTCAGTTTTAGCGGTCATGATCATTCCACTTCCGCCGATCATGTTGGACATTTCGTTAACATTTTCTTTGGCTCTAAGCATTTTGATCCTTTTGGTTAGTATTTATACGGACCGTGCTCTTGATTTTACATCTTTCCCGTCTCTACTTTTGATGACAACTTTGTTCCGGCTTTCTTTGAACGTGGCAACGACACGTTTAATTCTGACACATGGGCATGAGGGGGAAAGAGCTGCCGGCGAAGTTATCGCATCTTTTGCGAACTTCGTTGTCGGCGGAAACTATGTGATCGGTTTTGTAATGTTCATCATCTTGATGGTCATTAACTTCATGGTTATCACAAAAGGTTCTGGCCGCGTGGCGGAAGTGGCAGCTCGTTTCACCTTGGATGCGATGCCTGGTAAGCAAATGTCGATTGATGCCGAATTGAACTCGGGTCACATCACAGAAGCGGAAGCTCGTAAACGCCGTAAGCAAATCGAAGGCGAAGCAGACTTTTACGGAGCTATGGATGGTGCCTCGAAATTCGTTCGTGGTGACGCTATTGCCGGTATTATTATTACGATGATCAATATCTTGGGTGGTTTGGCGATCGGTGTAATCCAAAAAGGTTTGGATATGAGCACGGCCGCTAAGTACTATACGATGTTGACGATCGGTGATGGTTTATTAGCGCAGATTCCGGCTCTAGTGATCTCTACCGCGGCCGGTATCATCGTGACTCGTACTTCAAATTCAGACAAAGACGTGGGTGAAGAAGTCACGGGACAACTTTTTGTTAAACCTCGCGCAGTCATGATCTCGGGCGGCGTTTTGATCCTGATGGGTTTAGTTCCAGGGTTACCGACAATTCCATTTCTTTTCATGGGGGCGGTGTTGTGCGGAACGGCTTGGATTATTAATAAAGCGCGTGCGGAAAAAGCTGCGGATGAGAAAAAGGCTTCTGAAACAGCATTGGCCGCACCAAAAAAAGAAAACATCGAAACGATGCTTCCACTTGATATGGTTGAATTGGAAGTTGGTTACGGACTTATCAATATCGTTGAATCTGATCAAAGCGGTGACTTGCTTGAGCGTATCGTCAGTATCCGTAAGCAGTTTGCTTTGGATCTGGGAATCGTAGTTCCAAGTATCCACATCCGCGACAACTTGCAATTGGCGCCGGGTGAATACCGCGTGATGATCAAAGGAAATCGTGTGGGCGGGGGGACGTTGCGTTCTGATTCGCTGTTGGCAATGGATCCAGGGAACGTCTCTGAAAGAATCGACGGTATTGCAACCAAAGAACCGGCATTTGGTTTGGATGCGATCTGGATTTCTCCGTCACGTAAAGAAGATGCAGAACTTGCGGGTTACACGGTGGTGGACTTGCCAACAGTCATGGCGACGCATTTGACAGAGATCGTTCGTTCACATGCCCATGAATTGTTAGGTCGCCAAGAGGCTTCGACGTTAATTGAAAACTTCAAAAAATCTCACCCGAAAGTGGTCGAAGAGCTTATCCCAGATCTTCTGCCCTTGGGATCTGTGGTGCGAGTTATGCAAAGCCTTCTTAAGGAACAAGTTTCTATCCGTGATCTATTGACGATCTTTGAAACATTGGCTGACGAAGCTCCGCGCACCAAGGACGTCGAAGCGTTGACGGAACAAGTTCGTCGCGGACTGGCTCGTGGTATCACGGCGAAGTACACAACCGAAATGGGTAATATCCCTGTTATGACATTACATCCTCATATTGAGGAATTGATCGCGAACTCGTTGTTGCAAACAGAACAAGGAGTTCAGTTGGTGATGGATCCCACGACGGCCCATCGTTTGATTAACGAAATTGCCCGTACCGTGGAAAACCACCCGGAAGTTGCTAGTCAGCCGATCTTGCTGACCAGCCCGACGTCACGTCGCCATTTATATAAATTAACGTCCCGTTTTATTCCTCAATTGGTTGTCCTTTCGCATAACGAGTTGAGTTCAGATGCGGACGTACAGGCGGTAGCACTTGTGGAGATGAGCCATGCAGGTTAA
- the fliR gene encoding flagellar biosynthetic protein FliR has protein sequence MINWNAMTEAQILLFALVLLRMIAFVVSSAIFGSPSINTPVKVLLSIVMAVVLFPTVRTGNVDYSLISGEIISLAARELIVGLSLGFLTRLFFFAVTMTGDLVALSVGLSSAQLYNPMMGTHGNTIDQFYSTLGTLIFLAINGHHMLLSGIAQSYELVPVSSLALKTGAFAEMAVYGQTVMLMAIKMCAPVLVTIFLANLAMGILGRAVPQINVLVTSMPVTIMLGMAVVFLCLPLLIAEMTGIAELTADKLFQVMKAL, from the coding sequence GTGATTAACTGGAATGCCATGACTGAAGCACAAATTCTTTTGTTCGCGCTGGTGCTTCTGCGCATGATCGCCTTTGTGGTTTCGTCGGCGATCTTTGGCTCTCCATCGATTAATACTCCGGTAAAAGTTTTATTGTCCATCGTAATGGCGGTGGTTTTATTCCCCACCGTGCGTACGGGGAATGTCGATTATTCATTGATTTCGGGTGAAATCATAAGCTTAGCGGCTCGGGAATTGATTGTAGGACTTTCGTTGGGATTTTTAACCCGTCTGTTCTTCTTTGCTGTCACAATGACAGGGGATTTGGTGGCGCTTTCTGTGGGTTTGAGCTCTGCTCAACTTTACAATCCAATGATGGGGACTCACGGTAATACCATCGATCAATTCTATTCAACTCTTGGTACTTTAATTTTCTTAGCAATCAATGGGCATCATATGCTTCTAAGCGGAATCGCGCAGAGTTACGAGTTGGTTCCGGTAAGTTCTTTGGCTTTAAAAACAGGGGCTTTTGCAGAGATGGCCGTGTATGGACAAACGGTGATGTTGATGGCGATCAAGATGTGTGCGCCCGTCCTTGTCACTATCTTTTTAGCCAATTTAGCAATGGGTATCTTGGGTCGAGCAGTGCCCCAGATCAACGTCCTGGTTACAAGTATGCCGGTTACCATCATGCTGGGCATGGCGGTGGTATTTTTATGTTTGCCATTACTAATTGCAGAGATGACTGGTATCGCGGAACTCACTGCAGATAAATTATTTCAAGTGATGAAAGCGTTATAG
- the flhF gene encoding flagellar biosynthesis protein FlhF — MQVKKFEARTMKEALEMVKTQLGPDAIILSARDNNKSYGLVGEGSVEITAAVSEETLQKKKFAESKLREQDLQKFKQIPARQQKELIQKMVDKHVHKAQSATTSITQRRYIDIEDEAEQARQKQVAEERVRTAAQRALNAFQAQDTFGAQPAAVSKKAPTPVAAKVHRAPVGENEEVLALRSEIASLKQVISQFQTMPQSFMGSHPGADYGINYDLSFVYEKLTKAGMAPEIAAEFLTTAQETLPALKLKNKSLVEAWVARHVLDNTKIVQNPTHGKIHCFVGPAGSGKTSALIKMASQMVVREGKRIALFTTDTFKVGAADQMKIYAQILNVPFSVIRSQQDWTNLMRYLANVDAVLVDYTGLSLKNNEEIHMLKSLLPPAALNPNIHLVLSTNAKDADATELGRRYSVLGYKDAIFTGLDESTQHGTIYNFMKRFDIPLHSFGIGPRVPEDFEYATKERLLDLIFKITQFKQQDSEAI; from the coding sequence ATGCAGGTTAAGAAGTTTGAAGCACGTACAATGAAAGAGGCTTTAGAGATGGTGAAAACCCAACTTGGGCCGGATGCGATTATCTTGTCGGCTCGCGACAATAATAAAAGTTATGGCTTAGTCGGCGAAGGCAGCGTGGAAATCACAGCGGCCGTCTCGGAAGAGACTTTGCAAAAAAAGAAATTCGCCGAAAGCAAATTACGCGAACAAGACCTGCAAAAATTTAAACAGATTCCGGCGCGTCAACAAAAAGAGTTGATCCAGAAGATGGTGGATAAGCATGTGCATAAAGCGCAAAGTGCCACAACCTCCATCACGCAACGTCGCTATATCGATATCGAAGACGAAGCCGAACAAGCTCGTCAGAAACAAGTCGCCGAAGAGCGCGTGCGTACTGCCGCTCAGAGAGCCTTGAATGCATTCCAAGCTCAAGACACTTTCGGGGCGCAGCCAGCGGCCGTTTCAAAAAAAGCTCCGACTCCGGTTGCGGCGAAAGTTCATCGTGCTCCGGTGGGTGAAAATGAAGAAGTTCTGGCTTTAAGAAGTGAAATCGCGAGCTTGAAGCAAGTAATCTCACAATTCCAAACGATGCCGCAATCTTTCATGGGCTCTCACCCCGGCGCAGATTACGGTATTAACTATGACCTAAGCTTTGTTTATGAAAAATTGACGAAAGCGGGTATGGCGCCGGAAATTGCGGCGGAATTCTTGACGACGGCACAAGAAACTTTGCCGGCATTGAAATTGAAAAATAAATCCTTAGTAGAAGCATGGGTGGCTCGTCACGTTTTGGATAACACCAAAATAGTACAAAACCCGACGCACGGAAAAATTCATTGCTTCGTCGGGCCGGCGGGCAGTGGTAAAACCTCGGCTTTGATCAAAATGGCCAGCCAAATGGTTGTTCGTGAAGGCAAGCGTATCGCGCTTTTTACGACGGACACCTTTAAGGTGGGCGCGGCTGACCAAATGAAGATTTACGCGCAAATTTTGAACGTCCCGTTTTCGGTGATTCGTTCACAGCAAGATTGGACAAACTTGATGCGCTATCTTGCCAATGTCGACGCCGTTCTGGTTGACTACACAGGCTTGTCTTTGAAAAACAATGAAGAAATTCATATGCTAAAGAGCTTGCTTCCACCGGCAGCGTTAAACCCAAATATTCATTTGGTACTTTCAACCAATGCCAAAGACGCCGATGCGACAGAACTAGGTCGTCGTTATTCCGTGCTAGGCTACAAAGATGCGATCTTTACGGGGCTTGATGAATCGACTCAGCACGGGACCATTTACAACTTTATGAAGCGTTTTGACATTCCATTGCACTCGTTCGGTATAGGTCCACGCGTGCCGGAAGACTTCGAGTATGCGACCAAAGAGCGTTTATTAGATTTAATTTTTAAGATCACTCAATTTAAGCAACAGGATTCTGAAGCCATATGA
- the flhB gene encoding flagellar biosynthesis protein FlhB: protein MSEENGEKTEQATDARREEFRKRGNVAHTKELGSAVVLLASAGGIYALGRFFFQHIFEVFQYSFGQDMVQMVREGNFMEALTFCAGKAGILMAPVLGIAGVLGVASSIMQVGFLQVEDALSPNFEKLSPVEGFKRIFSLRAVVEALKSILKMGAVGIVLYFLLRGEVAKIPYMITFSIEQIIVYLGTVVVKLLGGVGGVMLVIAGADYFYQRWDLEKKMMMTKQEVKEEHKQREGDPMIKSRIRRIQREMASKRMMADVPTADVVITNPTHIAVVLKYSDNLPAPQIVAMGADLIAEKIKEIARENNIPIVENKPLARTIFKTLKIGQVIPRELFVAVAEVLSYVYRLRRKKR, encoded by the coding sequence GTGTCAGAAGAGAACGGCGAAAAGACAGAACAGGCGACGGACGCGAGGCGGGAAGAATTCCGTAAGCGCGGCAACGTGGCCCATACCAAAGAGTTGGGATCTGCGGTGGTGCTATTAGCATCGGCCGGTGGCATCTATGCTTTGGGCCGGTTCTTTTTTCAGCATATCTTTGAAGTATTTCAGTACTCCTTTGGTCAAGACATGGTCCAGATGGTTCGTGAAGGAAACTTCATGGAAGCTTTAACATTTTGTGCCGGAAAAGCTGGTATTCTGATGGCACCTGTTTTGGGAATTGCGGGTGTGCTTGGTGTGGCTTCATCAATCATGCAAGTGGGTTTCTTACAAGTGGAAGACGCGCTTTCGCCGAACTTTGAAAAGCTCAGCCCGGTGGAAGGTTTCAAGCGCATCTTCAGCTTAAGAGCTGTCGTTGAAGCCTTGAAATCAATTTTGAAAATGGGGGCAGTGGGAATCGTACTTTATTTCCTATTGCGCGGCGAAGTCGCAAAAATTCCCTACATGATTACGTTCTCGATTGAACAAATCATCGTGTACTTAGGCACGGTGGTGGTGAAGCTCTTAGGAGGGGTCGGCGGCGTGATGCTCGTGATTGCCGGAGCAGATTATTTCTATCAAAGATGGGATCTAGAGAAGAAAATGATGATGACCAAACAAGAGGTCAAAGAAGAACATAAGCAACGCGAGGGTGATCCGATGATCAAGTCTCGCATTCGCCGTATTCAGCGCGAAATGGCAAGTAAGCGTATGATGGCCGACGTTCCCACTGCTGACGTGGTGATCACCAATCCCACTCATATTGCCGTAGTATTAAAATATTCTGACAATCTTCCGGCTCCACAAATCGTCGCGATGGGTGCGGATTTGATTGCAGAGAAAATCAAAGAAATCGCTCGTGAAAACAACATTCCGATCGTGGAAAATAAACCACTGGCACGAACGATCTTTAAAACTTTAAAAATTGGACAAGTTATTCCTCGAGAGCTCTTTGTCGCGGTGGCGGAAGTGCTTTCATATGTTTACCGTTTGCGTAGGAAGAAAAGATAA
- a CDS encoding type II toxin-antitoxin system RelE family toxin encodes MRFKFLVLFFILSFSGTLQARECALEAALKDPKIANNAAFWEEYSKLPSTEDPKAVSDLLRKYGHQESGEGNAAQGVTSKSPAKSLSLKVDRKAEKEIAHLPPNLRAKVDEFTASMIKPGGVSEVRNNPGRYHFERLTQFGEHAYSVRLNDGYRVLFDMTDTEFSIRRVNKGQIHGN; translated from the coding sequence GTGCGCTTTAAGTTTTTAGTTCTTTTCTTTATTCTTAGTTTTTCCGGGACGCTTCAAGCGCGTGAATGTGCTCTTGAAGCAGCGCTAAAAGATCCCAAGATAGCTAACAACGCCGCTTTTTGGGAAGAGTACTCAAAACTTCCTTCTACGGAAGATCCCAAGGCTGTCAGTGATCTTTTAAGAAAGTATGGGCACCAAGAATCTGGTGAGGGTAATGCCGCTCAAGGAGTTACTAGTAAATCCCCGGCGAAATCTTTGTCTTTAAAAGTTGATCGCAAGGCGGAAAAAGAAATCGCGCATTTGCCCCCGAATTTGCGTGCTAAAGTTGACGAATTTACGGCGTCTATGATCAAACCCGGCGGCGTCTCGGAAGTCCGCAACAACCCCGGTCGCTATCACTTTGAAAGACTGACCCAATTCGGCGAGCACGCCTATAGCGTAAGACTCAATGATGGTTATCGAGTTTTATTTGATATGACGGATACAGAGTTCAGCATTCGACGGGTTAACAAAGGTCAAATTCACGGCAACTAA
- the fliN gene encoding flagellar motor switch protein FliN codes for MGDDTLDNLADQLVAEASGAAEGGGGGSAAKKSAALPAHQDRNLGMILDIPLKVSVELGRTKMPVSELLNLTQGSVIELNKLAGEPMEVYVNDKLIARGEAVVVNEKFGVRLTDIISPAERVEQLK; via the coding sequence ATGGGTGACGATACTTTAGATAATTTGGCAGACCAACTCGTTGCGGAAGCTTCGGGCGCGGCTGAAGGCGGCGGTGGCGGTAGTGCGGCGAAAAAATCCGCAGCCCTCCCGGCCCATCAAGACCGCAACCTGGGAATGATCTTAGATATTCCTTTAAAAGTTTCCGTTGAATTGGGTCGTACCAAAATGCCGGTGAGTGAGCTTTTGAATCTGACTCAAGGGAGTGTCATTGAATTGAATAAACTGGCTGGTGAGCCCATGGAAGTTTACGTCAATGATAAGTTGATTGCTCGCGGTGAAGCCGTGGTCGTCAATGAAAAATTCGGTGTTCGTTTAACTGACATCATTTCACCCGCTGAGCGTGTGGAACAATTAAAGTAA
- a CDS encoding FliA/WhiG family RNA polymerase sigma factor: MSKNAALLKKYKEEPRKIATNQKDDLIREYAPLIKFIAQKIAVRLPSNIELDDLISAGVIGLMDAIEKYDSSRDNKFKTYAEFRIRGAILDELRAQDWVPRSIRDKAKLLDKTMVQLEADLGRTPTDEEVAKALNVSIDEFHDLVNQVRPVSLLPIDQATSFSNTDKKSIMDILEGSRTNSPFNQLNVKNIKEVVAQAIEELPERQRLVLSLYYYEDLNLKEIGQVLRVTESRVSQLHAQAVTRLRAKLAATIGAGELEVA; this comes from the coding sequence ATGAGTAAAAATGCGGCGTTGTTGAAAAAGTACAAGGAAGAGCCACGTAAGATAGCTACGAATCAGAAGGATGATCTGATCCGCGAATATGCGCCGTTAATTAAATTTATCGCTCAGAAAATCGCCGTGCGTTTGCCGTCGAATATTGAGTTGGATGATTTGATCTCTGCCGGTGTCATCGGTTTGATGGACGCTATCGAGAAATACGATTCTTCTCGTGATAATAAATTTAAAACTTATGCTGAGTTCCGTATCCGCGGAGCGATCTTGGATGAATTACGTGCTCAAGACTGGGTACCACGTTCGATCCGTGATAAAGCTAAGCTTCTGGATAAAACCATGGTGCAATTAGAAGCCGATTTGGGCCGTACACCAACGGATGAAGAAGTGGCTAAAGCATTGAATGTCTCGATTGATGAATTTCATGATCTGGTAAATCAAGTGCGCCCGGTGAGCTTGCTGCCCATCGATCAGGCGACGTCGTTCAGTAACACGGACAAAAAATCCATCATGGATATCTTGGAAGGTTCACGCACGAACTCTCCGTTCAATCAATTGAACGTTAAAAACATCAAAGAAGTTGTCGCGCAAGCCATTGAAGAATTACCTGAGCGACAACGTTTGGTGCTTTCATTGTATTACTACGAGGACCTCAATCTTAAAGAGATCGGTCAAGTTCTTCGCGTGACAGAGTCCCGTGTATCACAGCTTCATGCTCAAGCGGTCACTCGCCTTCGCGCGAAATTGGCAGCAACCATTGGAGCAGGGGAACTTGAAGTCGCTTAA
- a CDS encoding MinD/ParA family protein, whose amino-acid sequence MRRLNSFEMYRTRTISITSGKGGVGKTTLVSNLALNLAQKGKKVLILDGDLGMANVDIMFGVKTNGNIHDILAGRKEMKDILLEVAKDVFLIPGGSGVVEFNHMNNFERRAMVEAVSSLPLGFDFLLIDTAPGIAENVLFLNSAAQTVSVVITPDPSSFADAYALIKVLNKTHKVNHFSIICNQVRDEQEGLGLYQRFNDVVNKFLYIGLDYWGSVPNDVVLKKATQNQRLISRHEPGAESAKAIRQISMQIDKTSKHIESQGGMQMFWDQVVGFA is encoded by the coding sequence ATGAGAAGATTGAATTCTTTTGAGATGTATCGCACACGCACTATTAGCATCACTTCCGGTAAGGGAGGGGTCGGTAAGACGACATTGGTATCAAACCTTGCTTTGAACCTCGCCCAAAAAGGCAAGAAAGTGCTGATTTTAGATGGCGACCTGGGAATGGCCAATGTGGATATTATGTTTGGGGTTAAAACCAACGGAAATATTCACGACATTTTAGCTGGTCGTAAAGAGATGAAAGACATCCTATTGGAAGTCGCAAAAGACGTCTTCTTAATCCCGGGTGGCAGCGGAGTGGTTGAGTTCAATCACATGAATAACTTCGAACGAAGAGCGATGGTTGAAGCGGTCAGCAGCTTGCCATTGGGATTTGATTTCTTGTTGATTGATACTGCGCCTGGAATTGCAGAAAACGTCCTGTTTCTGAACTCCGCCGCGCAAACAGTGTCGGTGGTGATCACCCCGGATCCATCTAGTTTTGCGGATGCTTATGCTTTAATTAAAGTTCTAAATAAAACCCACAAAGTGAATCACTTCTCGATCATCTGCAATCAAGTGCGCGATGAACAAGAGGGTTTAGGCTTGTACCAACGATTTAACGATGTGGTGAATAAGTTTCTATACATTGGTCTGGACTACTGGGGCTCGGTACCCAATGACGTTGTTTTGAAAAAAGCAACACAAAATCAGCGTCTCATTTCAAGACATGAACCGGGAGCGGAATCGGCGAAAGCCATTCGTCAGATCTCCATGCAAATCGATAAGACTTCCAAGCACATCGAGTCCCAAGGCGGAATGCAGATGTTCTGGGATCAGGTCGTTGGATTTGCTTAG
- the fliQ gene encoding flagellar biosynthesis protein FliQ has protein sequence MTDELVIRLGQDALRTTAMLAAPLLISTLVVGLAVSIFQALTQINEATLTFIPKMIVVALVFVLAGPWMMDVMSSYTVNLFENIAVMVRE, from the coding sequence ATGACTGACGAATTAGTGATCCGTTTAGGACAAGACGCTTTAAGAACAACGGCTATGTTAGCCGCACCGCTATTGATCAGCACCCTGGTGGTCGGCTTAGCGGTTAGTATTTTTCAAGCTTTGACTCAGATCAATGAGGCGACTTTGACGTTCATTCCAAAAATGATCGTGGTCGCGTTGGTTTTCGTTTTAGCAGGGCCATGGATGATGGATGTGATGAGCTCATATACCGTGAATCTGTTTGAAAACATTGCCGTGATGGTTAGGGAGTAA
- the fliP gene encoding flagellar type III secretion system pore protein FliP (The bacterial flagellar biogenesis protein FliP forms a type III secretion system (T3SS)-type pore required for flagellar assembly.), with amino-acid sequence MNWTLWSLLLLPLILLASSNAFAQVTLPQLNLGFKTTDNPNDVVAAVKLILVMTVLTLAPAILIMMTGFTRIIIVLSFLRQAMGVQQMPPNQLLVGLALFLTFFVMQPAFNEMNEKGIQPYLKGTISQEVALENTLAPLRKFMFSQTRESDLALFVKLSKVGTPKTRADVPTMVLVPAFVVSELKTSFIIGFIIFLPFLVIDIVASSVLMAMGMMMLPPVVISLPFKIMLFVLVDGWGLLIGSMVKSFG; translated from the coding sequence ATGAATTGGACTCTTTGGAGTCTTTTGCTTCTTCCTCTGATTTTGTTGGCAAGTTCTAATGCCTTCGCGCAAGTAACTTTGCCGCAATTAAATCTGGGCTTTAAGACGACGGACAACCCTAATGATGTGGTGGCCGCCGTCAAATTGATTTTAGTTATGACGGTGCTAACTTTGGCGCCGGCGATCTTGATCATGATGACGGGTTTTACCCGTATCATCATCGTTCTTTCCTTTTTGCGCCAAGCCATGGGCGTACAGCAAATGCCGCCGAATCAATTGTTGGTGGGTTTGGCTTTATTCCTGACTTTCTTTGTGATGCAACCGGCATTTAATGAGATGAATGAAAAAGGCATTCAGCCTTATCTTAAAGGAACGATTTCACAAGAAGTTGCCTTAGAAAATACACTCGCTCCTTTGCGTAAATTCATGTTCAGCCAAACACGCGAATCTGATTTGGCGTTGTTCGTGAAGCTTTCTAAAGTTGGAACTCCAAAAACACGTGCGGATGTGCCAACGATGGTTTTGGTTCCGGCGTTTGTGGTTTCTGAACTTAAGACGTCATTCATTATTGGTTTTATTATTTTCCTTCCATTCTTGGTGATCGATATCGTGGCATCCAGCGTTTTGATGGCGATGGGTATGATGATGCTTCCGCCAGTGGTGATCTCGCTTCCGTTTAAAATTATGCTTTTTGTATTAGTTGATGGCTGGGGTCTTTTAATCGGCTCTATGGTTAAGAGTTTCGGCTAG
- a CDS encoding FliO/MopB family protein produces MRWLLSILFVISCSSAFSQEAAVTNADEASVGLTAVDNTEASAVAEQASPTLPPAKDNRKESEIPLNLDGPKKAAGEESSVFRILFTISILGLVGVGAFFFLRKYKVPQSAKHQTQIKVLQQHYLGPKKSLAIIRVAGESILIGVTDHNISMIKNLSLMDDEVPEEAPRNFGRVLGGMDIQEDEEQEVQKPKANKRSAAANELDADEEFAISGIKDIVSKRLKGMRSL; encoded by the coding sequence ATGCGCTGGTTGTTATCCATCTTATTCGTGATTTCCTGCTCTTCGGCTTTTTCGCAAGAAGCAGCGGTAACCAATGCCGACGAAGCTTCTGTGGGATTGACCGCCGTTGATAATACTGAAGCCTCTGCCGTGGCTGAGCAAGCGTCCCCTACCTTGCCACCGGCAAAGGACAATCGTAAAGAGTCAGAAATTCCTTTGAATTTGGATGGCCCCAAAAAAGCAGCCGGTGAAGAGAGCAGCGTTTTCCGTATTCTCTTCACGATTTCAATTTTAGGTTTGGTGGGTGTTGGTGCTTTTTTCTTCTTAAGAAAGTACAAAGTCCCGCAATCAGCAAAGCACCAAACGCAAATCAAAGTTTTGCAACAGCATTACTTGGGCCCAAAGAAAAGCTTGGCGATCATCCGTGTGGCGGGTGAGTCCATTCTTATTGGTGTCACGGATCATAATATTTCGATGATCAAGAATTTATCGTTGATGGATGACGAAGTTCCTGAGGAGGCACCCCGTAACTTTGGTCGTGTTCTTGGTGGGATGGATATTCAAGAAGACGAAGAACAAGAAGTTCAGAAGCCTAAAGCGAATAAACGTTCGGCGGCGGCCAATGAGCTGGATGCAGACGAAGAATTTGCAATTAGCGGTATTAAAGACATTGTTTCTAAACGCCTTAAGGGTATGAGGTCTCTTTAG